One Tamandua tetradactyla isolate mTamTet1 chromosome 20, mTamTet1.pri, whole genome shotgun sequence DNA segment encodes these proteins:
- the C20H5orf58 gene encoding putative uncharacterized protein C5orf58 homolog — protein MFKNNVRDHKLNVEAIIKNISTISLELKKMKELSELLLCDLILHFNRPLKTEDLQETENSFLLEESKMSDVSLASNSFSI, from the exons ATGTTTAAGAATAATGTACGTGACCACAAGCTTAATGTGGAAGCCATAATTAAAAACATTAGCACAATTTCTTTGGAATTGAAGAAGATGAAAG AACTCTCCGAGTTACTGCTGTGCGATCTTATTCTACATTTTAATCGTCCTCTGAAGACAGAGGATTTACAGGAAACAGAAAACAGTTTCCTCTTGGAAGAGTCTAAAATGTCAGATGTATCCCTTGCTTCTAATAGTTTTTCTATCTGA